CCTCGGCGAGCGCCTCGATCGCGTGCCCGCAGTGCGGCCACGTCAACGCGCCGTCGAACCTCTTCTGCGGGTCCTGCGGCTTCCGCCTCGGCGGCGCGGCGGCGCCGGCGCCGAAGCCCTCCGGCTCCGCCGCCGCGGCCGCGAGCGGGCCGACCATCCACCTCACCGCGCTGCGCGCCGACGGCAGCGAGGCCGGCACCTACGCGCTCCCGGCCGGCACCGTCACCGTGGGTCGCGAGACCGGCAGCATCTTCGCCGGCGACAGCTACCTCTCCCCGCGCCACGCGACCTTCAAGCAGTCGGGCGGACGCTACACGGTGAAGGACGAGGCCTCGCTCAACGGCGTCTACAAGAAGCTCGTTCGCGACGTCCCCGTCGAGCTCCGCCCGAACGAGATGTTCCGCATCGGGCAGGAGATCATCAAGTACGAGCCGCTCCAGAAGGAGACCCCGGGCGCGGACGGCGTCGAGCGCCTCGGCTCGCCCTCGAAGGGCTACGTCGGTCGCATCGCGCTCGTCATCGGGCGCGACGTCACCGGCAACGCGTTCCCGATCCCGGAGACGGGTGTGCACCTCGGCCGCGAGCGCGGCGACGTG
The Labilithrix sp. DNA segment above includes these coding regions:
- a CDS encoding FHA domain-containing protein is translated as SASASIACPQCGHVNAPSNLFCGSCGFRLGGAAAPAPKPSGSAAAAASGPTIHLTALRADGSEAGTYALPAGTVTVGRETGSIFAGDSYLSPRHATFKQSGGRYTVKDEASLNGVYKKLVRDVPVELRPNEMFRIGQEIIKYEPLQKETPGADGVERLGSPSKGYVGRIALVIGRDVTGNAFPIPETGVHLGRERGDVLFPEDGYVSGLHCRLSWEGGRLMLTDLGSSNGSFLRLREETDIKSGDVLLMGQQLFRVAV